Part of the Pseudomonas chlororaphis genome, GGAGCGAGCTTGCTCGCGATGGCGGTGGATCAGCTAGCAGAGATGTGACTGACACTCCGCTATCGCGAGCAAGCTCGCTCCCACAAAGGCTGCAATGCTTCGCCCCAACGTGGCGCATCTGATCGCACCCGCGTCCACACAGCGCTCATTCGTGGTGCGCCCGCTCATTTTTCCCTCTGCACCGCCCCGTATTCCCAAGCCTTTTCCCGACCGGGCACACCCCTTGCAAAAGCACCTTCAGCGTCCGCATCTGCCAACCAAGAAAATCCATAAGTCCACGGAGATCGCACCATGAAGCGTCGTAGCTTGATCAAGGCTTTTACACTCTCGGCAAGCATTGCCGCGATGGGCATGGCCTGGACCGTCCAGGCCGCCGAGACCATCAAGGTCGGCATCCTGCATTCGCTGTCCGGCACCATGGCGATCTCCGAGACGTCCCTCAAGGACATGGCCCTGATGACCATCGACGAGATCAACGCCAAGGGTGGAGTCAACGGCAAGAAGCTCGAGGCGGTGGTGGTGGACCCGGCGTCGAACTGGCCGCTGTTCGCGGAAAAGGGCCGCCAGTTGCTGACCCAGGACAAGGTCGCCGTGGTGTTCGGCTGCTGGACCTCGGTGTCGCGCAAATCGGTGTTGCCGGTGTTCGAGGAGCTCAACGGCCTGCTGTTCTACCCCGTGCAGTACGAAGGCGAAGAGATGTCGCCGAACGTGTTCTACACCGGCGCCGCGCCGAACCAGCAGGCGATTCCGGCCGTGGAATACCTGATGAGCGAAGAAGGCGGCAGCGCCAAGCGCTACTTCCTGTTGGGCACCGACTACGTCTACCCGCGCACCACCAACAAGATCCTGCGCGCGTTCCTGCATTCCAAGGGTGTGGCGGACAAGGACATCGAAGAGGTCTACACCCCGTTCGGCCACAGCGACTACCAGACCATCGTCGCCAACATCAAGAAATTCTCGGCCGGCGGCAAGACCGCCGTCATCTCCACGGTCAATGGCGACTCCAACGTGCCCTTCTACAAGGAACTGGCGAACCAGGGCCTGAAGGCCACCGACGTGCCGGTCGTGGCGTTCTCGGTGGGCGAGGAAGAACTGCGCGGCATCGACACCAAGCCGTTGGTGGGCAACCTGGCGGCGTGGAACTACTTCGAATCCGTGGATAACCCGGCGAACAAGAAATTCGTCGAAGCCTGGAAAGCCTACGCCAAGGCCAAGAACCTGCCGGGCGCCGACAAGGCGGTGACCAACGACCCGATGGAAGCCACTTACGTCGGCATCCACATGTGGGCCCAAGCGGTGGAAAAAGCCAAGTCCACCGATGTCGACAAAGTGCGTGAAGCCCTGGCCGGCCAGACCTTCGCCGCCCCGTCGGGCTACACCCTGACCATGGACAAGACCAACCACCACCTGCACAAGCCGGTGATGATCGGCGAGATCCAGGCCGACGGTCAGTTCAACGTGGTCTGGCAGACCGAAGGCCCGATCCGCGCCCAACCGTGGAGCCCGTTCATCCCCGGCAACGACAAGAAGCCCGACTATGCGGTGAAGAGTAACTGAGCCCATGGGTGTCGGCCCCAATCCCCGGGCCGACACACAACCCCTGTGGGAGCGAGCTTGCTCGCGATAGCGATGGATCAGCCAGAAGAACAGTGACTGACACACCGCTATCGCGAGCAAGCTCGCTCCCACAAAAAGCACTGCGCAAGGCCTAGCATATGCCCACCGCCCTTTACCGCCTCATCCTCGCCCTGGTGCTGCTGTTGCCAGTGGCCGCCCACGCCGGTGACGCCGAAGACTTCGTCGCCGCCAACCCGACCCAGCAGGCCAGGCTCCTGGAAGACTGGGCCGCACAACCCGCGCCCGGACGCGTCGAGTTGATCAACGCCTTGGCGCAAGGCCAGTTGACGATCGACGGCCAGCCCAAGACCCTGCGCCTGAACAACCGCTTGCGCGGGCTGATCGAAACCGCCCTGGCCAGCCACCAACTGCTGGCCATCGATGCACGCCTGCGCCTGGGCGCCGCCCAACAACTGCAAAAAAGCGCGCGCCCGGCCCAACTGGCGTTTCTCGACCGGCAACTGGCCGGCGAGCAGGACGAAGCGGTGCACGCCGCCCTGAGCCTGGCCCTGGCGAACCTGCAACTGGTGGACACCAACCCGAACGTGCGCCTGGCCGCCGTCCGGTTGCTGGGTGAAACCGGCGACCCGCTGGCCCGCACGCGGCTCGAAGGGCTGCTGGAGCCCGGCGTCGAAACCGATGCCAACGTGCGCACCGCCGCCGAAACCAGCCTGGCCCAGGTCAAGCGCAAGCTGCTGGTGGGCGAGTTGCTGGGCCAGGCGTTCAGCGGCATGTCCCTGGGCTCGATCCTGTTGCTCGCCGCCCTCGGCCTGGCGATCACCTTCGGCCTGCTGGGGGTGATCAACATGGCCCAT contains:
- a CDS encoding branched-chain amino acid ABC transporter substrate-binding protein; translation: MKRRSLIKAFTLSASIAAMGMAWTVQAAETIKVGILHSLSGTMAISETSLKDMALMTIDEINAKGGVNGKKLEAVVVDPASNWPLFAEKGRQLLTQDKVAVVFGCWTSVSRKSVLPVFEELNGLLFYPVQYEGEEMSPNVFYTGAAPNQQAIPAVEYLMSEEGGSAKRYFLLGTDYVYPRTTNKILRAFLHSKGVADKDIEEVYTPFGHSDYQTIVANIKKFSAGGKTAVISTVNGDSNVPFYKELANQGLKATDVPVVAFSVGEEELRGIDTKPLVGNLAAWNYFESVDNPANKKFVEAWKAYAKAKNLPGADKAVTNDPMEATYVGIHMWAQAVEKAKSTDVDKVREALAGQTFAAPSGYTLTMDKTNHHLHKPVMIGEIQADGQFNVVWQTEGPIRAQPWSPFIPGNDKKPDYAVKSN